In Macadamia integrifolia cultivar HAES 741 chromosome 12, SCU_Mint_v3, whole genome shotgun sequence, the following are encoded in one genomic region:
- the LOC122057566 gene encoding RNA polymerase II C-terminal domain phosphatase-like 2 isoform X3: MSRLGFKSVIFDAETFVGDVEVFPSNNQKFQFPNNEIRIKYFTPPSERCPPLSILQTISPFAVRCKLESKALTEQSPLYRLHASCFRELKTAVVLLGDEELHLVAMPTKQEKLTCFWCCSVPLGLYMSCLGMLNLRCLAIVFDLDETLIVANTMKSFEDRIEALQRRLACETDSLRIAGMKAELKRYLEDKSLLKQYAEGDFVMDNGNSFKVQPEEVPPLSNNHERVIRPVIRLQEKNIVLTRINPEIRDTSVLVRLRPAWEDLKSYLTAKGRKRFEVYVCTMAERDYALEIWRLLDPEAHLISLKQLLERIVCVKSGLRKSLLNVFQDGICHSKMAMVIDDRLKVWEDKDQPRVHVVPAFTPYYAPQAETANAVPVLCVARNVACNVRGGFFKEFDENLLRRIYELCYEDDASSLPIPPDVSNYLMSEDAGFVPNGNRDASISEGINGAEVDRRVNRPDEKYILDSAAGFISNNPELTPEMPQLPVTISPNIINPAASRPIPPLQRHGLPGAPAKREVNPVELDPDMRRRLLILQHGQDMRDHSSGDPSFQSRLPAQVLLPSTLSSGSWSGEDNNMGPPNNRARQSLLYNASESSTSHGTSSHASQVKSEEASFGNERQKQNLSQSKNSSFSEDDENHASTNSKDVQTEGGKVISLSSSISIGVLQEIGRRCGSKVEFKSTVSISKDLPFSVEVLFAGEKIGVGMGKTKKEAQQQASEDALHNLADEYKDNAAPDSGAVDKDLDKLSLKSENGFLWEIVDPELKEQHKEEALPNAGISEAPEDVHGGSRSMISNQAQKRSNSPRLF, from the exons ATGAGTCGTTTAGGGTTTAAATCTGTGATCTTCGATGCCGAAACCTTCGTGGGAGACGTTGAGGTTTTCCCTTCGAATAACCAGAAATTTCAATTCCCAAACAACGAAATACGAATCAAATACTTCACTCCACCTAGTGAGCGATGCCCTCCTCTTTCGATCCTTCAAACTATTTCCCCTTTCGCAGTTCGTTGCAAGCTCGAATCGAAAGCGTTAACCGAACAGTCTCCACTCTATCGGCTTCATGCTTCCTGCTTCCGGGAACTCAAG ACAGCGGTTGTGTTGCTTGGAGACGAAGAACTTCACTTGGTGGCAATGCCGACTAAGCAGGAGAAGCTTACTTGCTTTTGGTGTTGTTCTGTTCCATTGGGTCTTTATATGTCTTGCTTAGGGATGCTGAATCTACGATGCCTTGCGATTGTTTTTGATCTTGATGAGACCCTTATTGTTGCCAACACAATGAAGTCGTTTGAGGATAGAATTGAGGCTCTTCAACGTAGGCTTGCATGTGAGACCGATTCTCTTCGGATTGCGGGAATGAAGGCAGAGCTAAAACGCTACTTAGAAGATAAATCACTACTGAAGCAGTATGCAGAGGGTGATTTTGTAATGGATAATGGGAATTCGTTCAAGGTGCAGCcggaagaggttcctccactatCTAATAACCATGAACGTGTCATTCGGCCAGTTATTAGATTGCAGGAAAAGAATATCGTCCTTACTCGGATTAATCCTGAG ATCCGCGATACTAGTGTGCTTGTAAGGCTGCGACCTGCTTGGGAGGATTTGAAAAGTTATTTAACAGCAAAAGGACGCAAGCGTTTTGAAGTTTATGTATGTACAATGGCTGAGAGAGATTATGCTCTAGAGATATGGAGGCTTCTTGACCCAGAGGCACACTTAATAAGCTTAAAGCAGCTTTTGGAACGTATTGTTTGTGTAAAATCAG GTTTGAGGAAATCTTTGCTCAACGTCTTCCAGGATGGAATTTGTCATTCGAAGATGGCAATGGTGATTGATGATCGTCTGAAGGTTTGGGAAGATAAGGACCAGCCTCGAGTTCATGTTGTACCTGCATTTACTCCTTATTATGCTCCTCAGGCAGAG ACAGCAAATGCGGTGCCAGTTTTATGTGTAGCCAGAAATGTTGCATGCAATGTCAGAGGGGGCTTTTTCAA AGAATTTGATGAGAATCTGTTGAGAAGAATCTATGAACTCTGTTATGAAGATGATGCTTCAAGTTTACCAATTCCACCTGATGTCAGTAACTACTTAATGTCAGAG GATGCTGGTTTTGTGCCTAATGGCAATAGAGATGCTTCCATCTCTGAGGGCATAAATGGTGCTGAAGTTGATCGAAGAGTAAATCGACCG GATGAGAAGTATATTCTGGATTCGGCCGCTGGTTTCATTTCTAATAATCCTGAATTGACACCTGAAATGCCTCAACTACCGGTGACCATCTCGCCAAATATTATCAACCCAGCAGCCTCTAGACCAATTCCACCTTTACAGA GACATGGTTTGCCTGGAGCTCCTGCTAAGCGAGAGGTCAACCCTGTTGAATTGGACCCTGACATGAGGAGAAGACTCCTAATCTTGCAGCATGGCCAAGATATGCGGGATCACAGCTCAGGTGATCCTTCTTTTCAGTCAAGGCTGCCTGCACAGGTGTTGCTACCATCAACGCTGTCAAGTGGAAGCTGGTCTGGAGAGGACAACAATATGGGACCACCTAATAACCGGGCAAGGCAGAGTCTGCTATACAATGCTTCAGAGAGTTCTACTTCACATGGCACATCCTCTCATGCATCTCAAGTGAAAAGTGAAGAG GCCTCTTTTGGAAATGAACGTCAAAAACAAAATCTTTCGCAATCAAAGAATTCTTCATTCTCAG AGGATGATGAGAATCATGCATCTACAAATAGTAAAGACGTCCAGACTGAAGGTGGGAAAGTGATTTCACTATCGTCCTCCATATCAATTGGAGTGCTGCAAGAAATTGGACGGAGGTGTGGCTCTAAG GTTGAATTCAAGTCTACAGTAAGCATCAGTAAGGATCTGCCATTTTCTGTTGAG gttttgtttgCTGGGGAGAAGATAGGTGTTGGGATGGGGAAAACAAAGAAGGAAGCTCAGCAACAGGCTTCTGAGGATGCTCTTCACAACTTGGCTG